GCTGTCATAACAAAACGGGGACATTTGTAGCTGGCAATTTGTTTTTTACAATAAGCTTTGATGTCATCTTCTATTTGCATATGATCTTTAGCCACAAGCAGCGCTGCAACTGCTTCTCCCCAATATTCATCCTCTATCCCGACAACCACTGCGTCTTTTACCATTGGACTTGCTTTCAGCACTTCTTCTACTTCCTCAGGGTATACGTTCAATCCACCGGTAACGATCATATTTTTCTTGCGGCCGGCAAGGTGCAAAAACCCATCTTCCTCTTGCTGTACTAAATCTCCTGAAGAAATAAATGCTTCAGGATCTGAAGAAACCCGTGGATAATAACCAGCAAACACCATCGGACTTCGCACAAACAATTCTCCAATATTTCCGGGTTCCACATCTTCTCCATTTTCATTTCGGACCGACACTTCTACGTTAGAAAAAGGATATCCTAGCGCATTTTTACTTCTAAAGCGGTCTTTATGGTGCAAAATGCTGACAAAACTGAGCTCTGATGCTCCGTAAAATTCAATCCATTCAGCTTTTGTCCATGTTTTTTCTAAAACTGTCTTTTTGTGCTGCGCCATTTTCGCGCCAGATGCAATACAAGTTCTAAGCGTCTCTGTTTTTGTTTCTCCTTGCTCTAAACGCTGAGCGATTGCTTCAAACATCGTCGGCACTCCGTACATGACAGAAATATGCCCCGCGTTTATTCTTTCGATAACGGCTTCGGCCTGAAAGCTTTCCTCAAGAAAGCATACAGCTCCGCGATGCAGGGCATGAAGAGCAGCAAATAAAAACAGCGAATGAACAAGCGGCCCTGGCACTAAAATATGATCAGACGCTTGTAATTTTAGCTCTTTATCCCCTTCTTGAAAACTTTCTGTCCAGGAACGATGAGTTCTCATGAAACCTTTTGGCAGACCGGTGGTTCCTGAAGTAAATCCCATGTAAAATAACGTGCCGCCCGTCACTTCCGGTAAAACAATGTCATTTGTATTGCTATTTTTAAGCCATTGTTCATACGTTGTAAAGGGAGCTTCCTCTCCTCTGCACACAATCACTTGGATCGACGCAGGAATTTCGTCTTTTATATGTGTAAATTGTTTTTCGATAAAAAGAATCTCTGGCTTCGTCTCTTTTATGATGGCAGCAAGCTCTTTATCCGACCATTTCGGATCAAACGTCACCGCAAGCCAGCCTGCTTTCGCTGCACCTAAAAACACTTCTACAAATTCTATGCTGTTTGAAAGCAGCACAGCGGCTTTAGGCGGTGTATCTTTTTGTTCTTTTACAGGAGTCTGCCGCAGCGCTTTTGCTGCTCGATTTGTTTTTTCATGAAGCTCTCCATACGTTACAGTTCTTTGTGGTGTAAAGACAGCTGTTTTTCCAGGGTTTGATTCTGCGTTGTTCACAAACGAAGCGGCAATCGACATGTTTCGTTCCTTCCTCTCTTAGCCAGCTTTTTTCGCTGATTGTTCCCCTCGATTGTTTCCTTTTAATAAAGAAGGATGGCTTTTGGCAATTTTTACAGCAATGACGGCGGAAATGATCGCTTTTACTGTATCTCCTGGGACAAATCCTAAAGATGAAACAGCAGCGGCCCATAAAGAAATATTCGTAACAAAAGCAAGATAAATAATTCCAAAAACGTGAATGACGAGGATACCGCCGACGATATTAATGATGATCGCTTTCGCTAAATTTAAGGCCGGCTGAGCTTTTTGCATCATAAACCCAATGAGAAATGCTGCAAGCGGCCAAGAAAGAATGTAGCCTCCACTCGGACCAAACAATACTCCAAGACCGCCGCGTCCGCCGGCAAGAATCGGCATACCTGCAGCGATTAATGCCAAAAAGAGAAGTAAGCTCCCTCCCCCAAGCCTTGCGCCAAGTAAGGAACCGGCAAGCATCACACCGAGTGTCTGTGCTGTGATTGGTACGGGTGTAAACGGAAGCGGGATCGGCGGCATTAATCCGAGCACCCCGACTACTGCTGCAAACATAGCCACATACATCATATTTCTTGTTTTCATTCTCAACGTCCTCCTAATATAAGTATATGGAGAATGTAAAACAAGAAGGCTTATATGTCAACTTAAATTTTAAACAAGTTTACATATCATTAACATTATCAGTTGACTTCTTCTCGATTTAGACGAGATACTTATAGTAAAGTATACGTGCTCGATCCTTTTTTGGAAAGGGGCAGCGCATGAAAGATGAAGTAATGGTCATACGCATGACACCTCACATTGGCGGAGATTGATGCGGAGGAATTACTGATGACGGGTTCATCAGCATGCACGATACATTTAAAGACGTTCGTAAGGAAATGGAAGAGATCGGGATCGTTTACCGTGATATTCGCAAAATATACGGGGACGAAATAGAAATCATTTACCTTGACCCGAGAAACACATTTTCTATTCTCGTTTATTTTCTACGCCACTGGAAAGCAGGGTCTATCTGCTTCTTTGAATTATGCAAAGTAATCTGTTTTGGCATACGCCGTTCTTCGTTTTTTTATAATGGCCACTGGCTGAATCCTGACAAAACATGGGAAAAAGATGAGCTGCTGCATAAGCTTGAAGAGATGCGGCAGTGAATTCTTTCTTACCTCTCCCATTCATTTAAGCTTTTTGGCTTCTTTATGGAATGCCTTGACGTAAGTCCCGGAGTCGGAAACCTTAGTCTTTCTTATACTCTTCCTTTCACCCGCCAAAAATAGTGCCCCAGCTGTAACATCTCGCCGGGGCACTTTATCATACCAATTCTTTGACTTTGCTTTGCCGCTCGAACCCTTTCTGTCTGAATGCTTTTCTCTTTTTCTTTGACCATTTATTATACTCTTTCAGAAAAGCTTCATAGTCTCCGAGCACGTCTTCCATTTCTCCGTAAGCTTTCTTCTCGCCAAATTCAAGCCACATGATTTTATTGCAAAACTCTTTCATTTGCGCAATTGAATGACTGACGAAAAACATGGTTTTGCCGCGTTCTTTAAATTCTTTCATCTTTTCGAGGCTTTTTTTCGCAAAAGCTTTATCCCCAACGGACAAGGCCTCATCGACAATTAAAATATCGGGGTCAATGCTGACGTTGATCGCAAAGCCAAGCCGTGATTTCATCCCTTTCGAATAAGACTTCACCGGCTGGTCAATAAATTTATCAAGTTCGGCAAAATCGATAATGTCCTGCTCCATGTTCTTGATTTCTTTTCTATTAAAGCCAAGCATCAAGCATTTTAGTTCAATGTTTTCTCTGCCGGTTAATTTGTTGTTTAAACCGGCGGACACATCAATAATAGCTGTTTCACCGTTAATACTGATTTCGCCGCTCGTTTCCGGAACAATACCTGAAATGATATTGGACAGGGTAGATTTCCCTGAGCCGTTCACCCCGACTAACCCGATGATATCGCCTTTTTCTGCTTCAAAAGAAACATCTCTCAACGCGTAAAATTCTTCTCCAAAACTTTTCGGAAGCAAAAGGTCTTTTAAGCGTTCGGATTGGGTGTTATATAGTTTAAACTTTTTCGTCACATTTTTAGCAACGATCGCTTTTGTCATCTTTATCACATCCGTCTACATTTTCTATATGCTGCTGTAAACGTCCTTTGCAGTCTTTTATAAAAAATCAATAAAATGACGGCGAAAACGCATATGCAGCATCGAACCTATGACAAAAAGAACGACTACAATGCTCCAGAAATACAGCGTATATTGCCAGTGCTCAATAAAATACCATGATTCTCCAAAAAAGGCAGCTCGGTATCCTTCTACTAAATAATAGAGCGGATTAAGCTGCATTAACGATTGAATGTTGTCCGGAAGCACTTCTGTTACCCATAAAAACGGTGTTAAATAAAGCAAAACACGAATCGTCGATTGAATAAACATTTGCGCATCGCGGATAACCGTAGTTACGGTGGAAAAAATCAGTACCACGGCAATAATTAAAATCAGCATGCTGAAAATAAAATAAGGAAACTGTAAATAATACATATTCACCGGATATCCTGAAAACTGCATAAAAATAATAATTATTAATAATAAGACAAAATGCGGATAAAGCTTTGATACGACAACATAAGCAGGGATCACGCTAGTAGGAAAACTCATCTTCGATACCATTCGGATCTTCGTATAGATCGCTTTGGATCCTTGTGTGACAGCAGGCTGAACAAAAAACCAGATGGTAATACCGGCCATCATCCAGCTGAGAAAAGGAACGCCGTCCACTCCTTCATTATCTCGAATACCATACCCAAACACGAACCAATAAATCGCTATAAAAAAGGCCGGTGTAATTAACTCCCAAAG
This DNA window, taken from Alteribacillus bidgolensis, encodes the following:
- a CDS encoding AMP-binding protein is translated as MSIAASFVNNAESNPGKTAVFTPQRTVTYGELHEKTNRAAKALRQTPVKEQKDTPPKAAVLLSNSIEFVEVFLGAAKAGWLAVTFDPKWSDKELAAIIKETKPEILFIEKQFTHIKDEIPASIQVIVCRGEEAPFTTYEQWLKNSNTNDIVLPEVTGGTLFYMGFTSGTTGLPKGFMRTHRSWTESFQEGDKELKLQASDHILVPGPLVHSLFLFAALHALHRGAVCFLEESFQAEAVIERINAGHISVMYGVPTMFEAIAQRLEQGETKTETLRTCIASGAKMAQHKKTVLEKTWTKAEWIEFYGASELSFVSILHHKDRFRSKNALGYPFSNVEVSVRNENGEDVEPGNIGELFVRSPMVFAGYYPRVSSDPEAFISSGDLVQQEEDGFLHLAGRKKNMIVTGGLNVYPEEVEEVLKASPMVKDAVVVGIEDEYWGEAVAALLVAKDHMQIEDDIKAYCKKQIASYKCPRFVMTADEIPLTTSGKPSRQKVKEKIEKQFRLEGQLQ
- a CDS encoding biotin transporter BioY, giving the protein MKTRNMMYVAMFAAVVGVLGLMPPIPLPFTPVPITAQTLGVMLAGSLLGARLGGGSLLLFLALIAAGMPILAGGRGGLGVLFGPSGGYILSWPLAAFLIGFMMQKAQPALNLAKAIIINIVGGILVIHVFGIIYLAFVTNISLWAAAVSSLGFVPGDTVKAIISAVIAVKIAKSHPSLLKGNNRGEQSAKKAG
- a CDS encoding ABC transporter permease, which encodes MKSVGTILKELWQSMYLINRLALYEIKIKNNNNYLGPLWELITPAFFIAIYWFVFGYGIRDNEGVDGVPFLSWMMAGITIWFFVQPAVTQGSKAIYTKIRMVSKMSFPTSVIPAYVVVSKLYPHFVLLLIIIIFMQFSGYPVNMYYLQFPYFIFSMLILIIAVVLIFSTVTTVIRDAQMFIQSTIRVLLYLTPFLWVTEVLPDNIQSLMQLNPLYYLVEGYRAAFFGESWYFIEHWQYTLYFWSIVVVLFVIGSMLHMRFRRHFIDFL
- the tagH gene encoding teichoic acids export ABC transporter ATP-binding subunit TagH, which gives rise to MTKAIVAKNVTKKFKLYNTQSERLKDLLLPKSFGEEFYALRDVSFEAEKGDIIGLVGVNGSGKSTLSNIISGIVPETSGEISINGETAIIDVSAGLNNKLTGRENIELKCLMLGFNRKEIKNMEQDIIDFAELDKFIDQPVKSYSKGMKSRLGFAINVSIDPDILIVDEALSVGDKAFAKKSLEKMKEFKERGKTMFFVSHSIAQMKEFCNKIMWLEFGEKKAYGEMEDVLGDYEAFLKEYNKWSKKKRKAFRQKGFERQSKVKELV